In the genome of Telluria mixta, the window CACGTCTTCGATCGCGTGGCCCGGCACGCCCGTGAAGAACGAACCGCGCCTGCCGTTGTCGCTGCCCGTGATGCGGTCGAACACGATGCGGCGCAGCCGGCCCGGCTGCGGGCGCGCCTGTTCCGGCCGCACTCTTCCCCGGTCGCCCAGGCGCAGGAACAGCGGACTCTCGGCACGCACGATGCGGGCATCGTGCACGAGCACCCGCTCCACCGTGCCGCCGTCGACGGATTCCCACGAGATGCCGCCGTCGGCCTTGCGGCGCTTCATGGCCCGCATGTCGGCCGACGGTCCGCCCACCTCCACGTGGCGCACGAGCACGTTGCGGAAATCGCCCTGCGAGTCCGTGCCGAACTTCAGCGCATTGCACGTGCTGTACAGGCGGCAGTGCTCGACGAGCACCCGGTCGATCGGCCGCTGGCTCGCGCCCTTGAAGCACAGGGCGTCGTCCTCGGCGCTGATGAAGCAGTTGCGCACGATAACGCGGCGGCAGCCGTCGATGTCGATGCCGTCGTTGTTGTGGTTGGCCTGGTTTTCGACGTGGATGCCGTCCACGATCAGGTCCTCGCAGTTCAGGTAGTTCTGCATCCAGCACGGCGAATCCTTCAACCGGATGTCCGCGATGACGACCTGGCTGCAATCGAGCATGCGGATGACGAACGGCCGTCCCGGCGTCGCGCCGGTCGTTTCCTGGCCGGGGAAGTTGTCCGGCGTGCCGCGCCCGTCGATGAGTCCCTTGCCGCGAATGCCCACGCGCGTACAACCCTCGGCGAAGATCAGCGACTGGTTCATTCCCATGTTGCTGTCCTGGACCGTGGGCCGGCGCGCGCGCCGCTCGGGATAGTCGTCCAGGTCCGTGCTGGCCAGCAGGCGCGCGCCCTCCGCCACTTCCAGCATCACGCCGGAACGCAGGTCGATGGTGCCGCTGACGTAGTCGCCCTGCGCCAACCGGACCACGCCGCCGCCGGCCGCCGCGCAGGCGTCGACGGCGCGCCGGATCGCGGCCGTCGCGGGCTCCCCGGACCGCAGTCCGTACGACTCCGGCACGAACACCTTGTCCGGCACGGGCCACGGGCGCAGGGTGCGCGTGAGTTCCTCCGCCATCGCGTCGAGGTCGCGCCGCAGCGCGTCCGCCCACCCGGGCGCCGCGCATGCCGCGCCCCGCGCGGCGGCAGGCAGCAGCCACGGCGCCAGCAGCGCGGCCTGCAGCAGGGTACGTCGTTCCATCATCGTGCGGGTCTCCTTCACAGCTTGACGTTCAGGGTGACGAACAGCTGGCGTCCAAGCGTGTCGTACGTGGCCGGGATCGTGTTATTCGACGGCAGCTGCGACGAACCGAGGATCGGCGGGTCCTTGTCCAGCACATTGCGCACGCCGCCCGTCAGGTTGACCATGCGGCTGAATTCCCAGCCGGCGGTCAGGTCCAGCCAAGTATAGGACTTGATCTTCGGATTCGTCAGCGATTCCAGCGCGGGCGGGTTCGCGGCCAGCGCGTACGAATCCACCGTGACCGGCCCCGTATAACGCGCACGGGCGGACAGCAGCAGCGGTCCCCGCTTCATGCTGATCCTTGTCGTGCCCTTCCAGCGCGGCACCGGCTGGCCGCACGTGGCGCCCCACGTGCCCACGCAGCGGTTCTTCAGCGTCGGCAGGTCCTGGATCGGCGTGAACGTCAGCGCGTTCACGTACGTCCAGTTGGAATCGAGCGTCCACTGGATGCCGTCCCGCGTGAAATTGTAGTGGCCCGCGAGATCCACGCCGCGCGTCGCGATGCCGCCGATGTTGGCGTTCGTCGTCATCACGTACGTCGGCGCCGCGATCTGGCCCGTGATCGGATCGCGGTTGATCGCGCGGCAGTACACGCTGGCCGCATTGCGGATCGTGTTGTAGCACAGGTCCAGCACGGACTGGATGCCGCCGCCGCCCAGCGTGGAGATGGCGTCGTCGACGGTGATGCGGTACCAGTCCACGCTCAGCTGCAGGCCTTTCACCGACGGCGGCATGAACACGGCGCCGACGGTGACGGTGTGCGACGTTTCCGCCGACAGGTCCGGGTTGCCGCCGACGACCTGCGTGATGAACGGCGACGGCTGCACGGCCGGGTCGAACACGAGGTTGGCGGGCACGCCCGTCGCCTCGCACAGCACGCGCACCGCCTGGGTCTGCTGCGCCAGCGGCGCGCGGCTGGAGCACGGGTCGGTGGCCGTCGGGCCGTTCGTGCCCTGCCCGCCGAACAATTCGCCCACGTTCGGCGCGCGGATCGATTTCTGCTTCTGCGCGCGGAACGTCAGCGCGCGGGTCGGCGCCCATTCCGAGCCGATGGAACTGGTCCAGACCTTGCCGACCGAAGCGACGTCGTAGTCGGAGCGGCGGAACGCGCCCGATACCGACAGGCTCTTCGCGAACGGTTTATCCGCCAGCAGCGGCACGCGTACCTCGCCATAGACCTCCTTCACGGTCGTCGAGCCCTTCGTCGCGCGGGCCGCGTTCCAGCCGGAGACGTCGCCCGACGCGAGGAACACGTCCGGGCTGTAGGCGCTGTACGCGTAGCGGCGCTCGAAGCCCGTCGAAAAGTCGATGGCGC includes:
- a CDS encoding glycoside hydrolase family 28 protein, producing the protein MMERRTLLQAALLAPWLLPAAARGAACAAPGWADALRRDLDAMAEELTRTLRPWPVPDKVFVPESYGLRSGEPATAAIRRAVDACAAAGGGVVRLAQGDYVSGTIDLRSGVMLEVAEGARLLASTDLDDYPERRARRPTVQDSNMGMNQSLIFAEGCTRVGIRGKGLIDGRGTPDNFPGQETTGATPGRPFVIRMLDCSQVVIADIRLKDSPCWMQNYLNCEDLIVDGIHVENQANHNNDGIDIDGCRRVIVRNCFISAEDDALCFKGASQRPIDRVLVEHCRLYSTCNALKFGTDSQGDFRNVLVRHVEVGGPSADMRAMKRRKADGGISWESVDGGTVERVLVHDARIVRAESPLFLRLGDRGRVRPEQARPQPGRLRRIVFDRITGSDNGRRGSFFTGVPGHAIEDVLLRDVDLPMDAATEPAIRQQDIPEAPAEYPDPHMFSTVMPAHGLWTRHVRGLTLQRVRFTTTGPDPRPMLSTGPDADSPCTP